A stretch of the Drosophila sulfurigaster albostrigata strain 15112-1811.04 chromosome 2L, ASM2355843v2, whole genome shotgun sequence genome encodes the following:
- the LOC133837264 gene encoding MPN domain-containing protein CG4751: protein MENGVENGLTPDGEQLEARENQMGSSTDGEADGEGDSTPLLPQTTNDDVSDVDGERDMSVSDAAEGEADAEPTPAEAVAPCQISILEDSMCEKDADSDVPDDENDDEAKENYEGFNGTGRTVTLQTLMSANVLQPGKSLMTIDYLGQKFVGDLLPDGKIKSQETETIFVTPSAWAMHCKRIINPEKKSGCGWASVKYKGKKLDAYKNTYLRKCALQKESTPEDGELDAERKTESPDLIVKRTVFQHNTVTNRNIIHDANMLIEAVPFTSLGKLQPFLLTITSSALLLADFHCHLTVREVCGYLGGTWDMNTHTLTITKTYPCRNTRFDRQRAGEVERDIQKMMLQDQVLLVGWYHSHPKFQAEPTLRDCDSQLDYQIRMRGASDLTYTPCVSLIISPYYEENPTLESVVKCIWIVPPNENKQAMEYGRPMLMQYSVLPDKEIPEEVRTEIQSCVDYYTQYRGEIVKFRNIYNNDVTYIEKLKNTLYPKFPSKQSDKALWNWLCAVLDCEQEDDFIPPKTIKIIDNDDDDLIVKMEKATQQQSQSQSEPMNDIKLEEQKLKEEPLGEIIQLNSVEEVSRKMEDETTLQAEQKASELKVMSLQEQLCMPSGLNMNPVRMLSPLATPNPTNHTPATTPSAVVPPIPLTASANQLPPPQVPLVPQIPPVNSIATSSVQAQSVSPRDSPTNLQLQSNAASPAKFELPVRASPSPAKSDASSHTSRTRNSPAPSPGKFSVSDIARNSPSLTPNKYDALTSVPLVPPSAACLPTANDLMAASLAQLAGQLPPNFLQADLAALFQQQQRKDYGSSSLNQLAAAAAKVGGSKQSNSATALGNLSDPNVAAAVAAYSNSFNMPLPTGSISGSSNNNNSGSNSGSKSKMERSSKSSASSSSSNSSSSSNSYKTKLMKELDELKNDPLKMSELIRSPEYAALLLQQAEALGATTLGTLGFGSDLSYLTGNNQQATNPTSSKSSKSISATSSSSSAAAAAAALNADYNNLIQASKLLGYDSYMQQQSKQSNDLNAFLQQHMAAVAAASIPPPPVTTSKKQQQQQHQQQQQQQQQSAQADYTALLQTYTKLFDPNNQFAAAMAGTGSKHMSGAHNELSALLAAGASGMAAAAGGAASAVSLKQKQKDMQSDMLNQLLQLEKHDSEIKALLYRQNKAAADLDALFAAPSGATAAVAATGNSSKSGSSSAATGVPSPSTLSNSAAYYNALAQEKMQDYAAFFQQQHGKYGIPDPLSKSTLAANNMFMSPSALFKIQQESLSAMMMKPPKSTTPSSARTRESSASPALERLTPTKSISSGGGGGSIIGNVNSGSKYNFSAVDLAISSVPSNTPSPAPSDGSSGSSHRRPSPDLSRLYGELAPPGALLGNALPKKRMEFASVADLAAPPPAKIPKNNVGDDVLNLSHD, encoded by the exons ATGGAAAACGGTGTGGAAAATGGCTTAACGCCCGATGGCGAACAATTAGAGGCGCGTGAAAACCAAATGGGTAGCAGCACGGACGGAGAGGCAGATGGCGAGGGCGACTCGACGCCACTGCTGccgcaaacaacaaatgacgATGTAAGTGATGTGGATGGGGAACGCGATATGTCTGTGTCGGATGCGGCTGAAGGTGAAGCAGACGCAGAACCCACTCCGGCCGAGGCAGTGGCGCCCTGTCAGATTTCCATACTGGAAGATAGTATGTGTGAAAAAGATGCAGACAGCGATGTGCCTGACGATGAGAATGATGACGAG GCGAAGGAGAACTATGAGGGATTCAATGGCACTGGTCGCACAGTAACTCTGCAAACTCTAATGTCTGCAAACGTTCTACAGCCAGGCAAATCGCTAATGACAATTGATTACCTGGGACAAAAGTTTGTGGGTGATCTTTTGCCAGATGGTAAAATTAAATCTCAAGAGACTGAAACAATATTTGTAACACCCAGTGCTTGGGCAATGCATTGTAAACGAATCATAAATCCTGAAAAAAAGAGTGGCTGCGGTTGGGCGTCTGTAAAATACAAGGGCAAAAAGCTAGATGcctataaaaatacatatttgcgAAAGTGTGCTTTGCAAAAGGAGTCAACGCCAGAGGATGGTGAACTAG ACGCCGAACGCAAAACTGAATCACCAGATTTAATTGTGAAACGTACAGTATTTCAGCACAATACTGTGACCAATCGAAATATTATTCA CGATGCCAATATGTTAATTGAGGCCGTGCCGTTCACATCATTGGGCAAATTGCAACCTTTTCTATTGACAATCACATCCTCCGCTCTTTTGCTAGCCGatttccattgccatttgACCGTACGCGAAGTGTGCGGATATTTGGGAGGTACTTGGGATATGAACACGCACA CTTTGACAATAACGAAAACGTATCCATGCCGCAACACCCGTTTCGATCGCCAACGGGCCGGCGAAGTAGAGCGGGATATACAGAAAATGATGTTACAAGATCAAGTTTTGCTTGTTGGCTGGTATCACTCGCATCCCAAGTTTCAAGCTGAGCCGACATTACGCGATTGCGATTCACAACTAGACTATCAGATACGCATGCGAGGTGCTAGCGATCTAACATATACACCATGTGTTTCACTTATTATTT CCCCTTATTACGAAGAGAACCCAACTCTGGAGTCGGTAGTGAAGTGTATATGGATAGTGCcgccaaatgaaaataaacaggCCATGGAATATGGACGACCGATGTTAATGCAATATTCGGTGCTGCCCGATAAAGAGATACCAGAAGAGGTGCGAACTGAAATTCAATCGTGCGTCGATTATTATACTCAGTATCGTGGCGAGATTGTCAAGTTTCGTAACATTTACAACAACGATGTTACCTACATcgagaaattgaaaaacactCTGTATCCAAAGTTTCCATCGAAGCAGAGTGATAAAGCATTGTGGAATTGGTTATGTGCCGTCCTAGACTGTGAACAGGAAGATGATTTCATACCACCGAAGACTATTAAGATAATTgataatgatgacgatgatttGATAGTTAAGATGGAAAAGGCAACGCAGCAACAGTCACAGTCGCAATCTGAGCCGATGAATGATATTAAACTGGAAGAGCAGAAGCTCAAAGAGGAACCATTGGGAGAGattattcaattgaattccGTCGAAGAAGTGTCTCGAAAGATGGAGGATGAAACGACACTGCAAGCTGAGCAAAAAGCTAGCGAGCTTAAAGTAATGTCGCTGCAGGAACAACTTTGTATGCCATCGGGACTTAATATGAATCCAGTCCGTATGCTCTCACCATTGGCAACGCCAAATCCAACGAACCATACTCCAGCCACAACACCAAGTGCCGTGGTGCCACCGATACCGCTGACTGCTTCTGCCAACCAGTTGCCGCCTCCACAGGTTCCACTGGTGCCACAGATACCGCCAGTGAATAGCATTGCAACAAGTTCTGTCCAAGCACAATCAGTATCACCACGAGACAGTCCCACAAATCTTCAATTACAATCGAATGCTGCCAGTCCTGCAAAGTTTGAGCTCCCCGTGCGGGCCTCGCCATCGCCAGCTAAATCGGATGCCTCGTCGCACACATCCCGCACACGAAATTCGCCAGCACCAAGTCCTGGCAAGTTTAGTGTTAGCGACATTGCCCGAAATAGTCCAAGTTTGACACCGAATAAATATGATGCACTGACCTCGGTTCCGTTAGTGCCGCCATCTGCAGCGTGCTTGCCAACAGCCAATGACTTGATGGCAGCTAGTTTGGCACAGCTAGCTGGCCAATTACCGCCCAATTTTCTGCAGGCAGATCTGGCCGCTCTctttcagcaacaacaacgcaaggATTATGGCAGTTCATCGCTTAATCAATTGGCTGCAGCAGCGGCTAAAGTGGGTGGCTCAAAACAGTCTAACAGTGCGACAGCGCTAGGTAATCTTAGCGATCCCAATGTGGCAGCGGCTGTGGCAGCCTATTCCAATAGTTTTAACATGCCGCTTCCCACGGGAAGCataagcggcagcagcaataataacaatagtggCAGTAACAGTGGCAGCAAGTCAAAAATGGAACGCTCTTCCAAGTCCTCggcgtcatcgtcatcatcgaaTTCTAGCTCATCATCGAACTCGTATAAAACAAAGCTCATGAAAGAACTGGACGAGCTCAAGAATGATCCGCTTAAGATGAGCGAACTAATACGCTCGCCTGAGTATGCGGCTCTGCTCTTACAGCAAGCAGAGGCCTTGGGTGCTACCACACTTGGAACGTTGGGCTTTGGCTCTGATTTAAGTTATTTGACAGGCAACAATCAACAAGCGACAAATCCAACAAGCAGCAAGTCGTCAAAATCAATATCGGCTACATCTTCGTCATCGtcggcggcagctgctgctgctgcactcaaTGCTGACtacaacaatttaattcaagCGTCTAAGCTGCTGGGCTATGATTCCTacatgcagcagcagagcaagCAGAGCAATGACCTCAATGCGTTCCTACAGCagcatatggctgcagttgctgcagcatCAATACCGCCGCCTCCTGTGACTACTAGcaagaaacaacagcaacaacagcatcagcagcagcaacaacagcaacaacaatcagccCAAGCCGACTACACAGCATTATTACAGACATACACGAAATTGTTTGATCCGAACAATCAATTTGCCGCTGCAATGGCTGGAACCGGAAGCAAACATATGAGTGGAGCTCACAATGAGCTGTCTGcattgctggctgctggcgcAAGTGGCATGGCTGCTGCCGCCGGTGGCGCTGCCAGCGCAGTTAGTCtcaagcaaaagcagaaggaCATGCAATCGGATATGCTAAATCAACTGCTGCAACTGGAGAAGCATGATTCAGAAATTAAAGCGTTGTTATATCGCCAGAACAAGGCAGCCGCCGATTTGGATGCGCTTTTTGCAGCGCCATCAGGTGCGACTGCAGCGGTTGCTGCAACAGGTAACTCTTCAAAATCCGGCAGCAGTTCAGCGGCCACGGGCGTACCATCACCATCTACTTTATCAAACTCTGCGGCTTACTACAATGCACTGGCCCAGGAGAAAATGCAGGATTATGCGGCATTctttcagcagcagcatggaAAATATGGAATACCAGATCCGCTGTCTAAGTCAACGTTAGCAGCaaataatatgtttatgtCCCCTTCGGCGCTGTTTAAGATTCAGCAAGAATCTCTGTCGGCTATGATGATGAAGCCGCCCAAATCGACAACACCTTCGTCGGCTCGAACTAGAGAGTCATCTGCGTCGCCGGCATTGGAACGACTTACACCTACCAAGTCCATAAGTAGCGGTGGCGGAGGCGGTAGCATAATTGGAAATGTCAATTCAGGtagcaaatataattttagtgCTGTCGATTTGGCAATATCCAGTGTGCCCTCGAACACGCCGTCACCAGCGCCGTCTGACGGTAGCAGCGGTTCATCGCATCGACGTCCATCTCCGGATCTAAGCCGTCTGTACGGGGAATTGGCACCGCCAGGTGCCCTACTTGGCAATGCATTACCTAAGAAACGAATGGAGTTTGCATCGGTAGCTGATTTAGCTGCTCCCCCGCCAGcgaaaataccgaaaaataatGTTGGGGATGATGTCTTGAACTTATCACATGATTAG
- the LOC133836903 gene encoding replication factor C subunit 3, whose product MALWVDKYRPRELSKLDYHKDQAENLRNLCKQSDFPHLMFYGPSGAGKKTRIMCLLREMYGVGVERLRNETMSFTTPSNRKIEVMTVSSNYHLEVNPSDAGMYDRTVVIDLIKQVAQTHQIDINGQREFKVIVISEGDELTKDAQHALRRTMEKYIATCRIILSVNSTSRIIPAIRSRCLGIRVAAPSSTEMTSVLQATCKREGLVLPPELAMRVVDKSERNLRRALLMLEASKVQQYPFTAQQEIADLDWQVYLRETANQIVSEQTPAKLEKIRDRLYELLSQGVPPNIIFRGLVEHLVNNCDMSIKAKTLEHATQYEHRMQNGAKHIFHLEAFVAQFMNIYKKFLADLVMTDDF is encoded by the exons ATGGCACTATGGGTAGACAAATACAGACCACGCGAATTATCCAAATTGGATTATCACAAA GATCAGGCCGAAAATTTGCGCAATCTTTGCAAGCAAAGCGATTTCCCGCATCTAATGTTCTATGGACCATCGGGAGCTGGAAAGAAGACGCGCATAATGTGCCTGCTACGCGAAATGTATGGGGTCGGAGTAGAAAGGTTGCGCAATGAGACGATGAGCTTTACAACGCCATCAAATCGTAAGATCGAAGTAATGACGGTCAGCAGCAACTATCATTTGGAAGTGAATCCATCGGATGCTGGCATGTATGATCGCACTGTAGTCATAGATCTAATCAAGCAGGTGGCGCAGACGCACCAGATCGACATCAATGGTCAGCGCGAGTTCAAGGTGATTGTAATATCGGAGGGCGATGAGCTAACTAAGGATGCACAACACGCTCTACGTCGAACCATGGAGAAGTACATCGCCACATGCCGCATTATACTATCCGTCAATTCTACATCTCGCATCATTCCGGCCATTCGATCACGTTGTTTGGGCATTAGAGTGGCTGCGCCCAGCTCCACAGAGATGACGTCCGTTTTACAAGCCACGTGCAAACGTGAAGGACTCGTGTTGCCACCTGAGTTGGCCATGCGGGTCGTTGATAAATCTGAGCGGAATCTGCGACGAGCTCTTTTAATGCTCGAAGCGTCCAAAGTGCAGCAGTATCCATTCACAGCGCAACAGGAGATCGCCGATCTAGATTGGCAAGTATATCTACGTGAAACGGCAAATCAGATTGTAAGTGAGCAAACGCCAGCGAAATTGGAAAAGATACGCGACCGTTTGTATGAGCTGCTCTCGCAAGGAGTGCCGCCGAATATAATTTTTCGCGGCCTTGTCGAGCATCTGGTCAACAATTGTGATATGTCCATCAAAGCAAAGACACTGGAACATGCCACACAATACGAGCATCGCATGCAAAACGGCGCTAAGCACATATTTCACTTGGAAGCCTTTGTGGctcaatttatgaatatttacaaGAAGTTCCTGGCCGATTTGGTAATGACAGAtgatttctaa
- the LOC133836892 gene encoding nuclear pore complex protein Nup160 homolog, with protein sequence MNTNANMSYREVIPKNLNPEEWIDLEINTGTQSTLQDIKTFGKSGSFCYNNLKNNQNRNRFIYWRTFQDIVELSEVSLDVTLLKNHLRLRFTDAAVLNVSLSEQENNVTLLVVTVSSVHRIAFPMQNDGSSAGVGATADVQKHSVFYDVNLSQKDQSTYYVLDGSMAVNMPQLAASDLSEFGNEAYFAVDYQSKLMLYVMNYRTGSTVSHEVKESNLMPRFLSNLKGALTGRGDNLDAAVSMVFSHIEGEMYLLVLYRNNELRLWSVSTLQTVASLSCAESHGAQGPLNSLMRKVDEQNFCVFLSHEKNAEFICLSIVSNLSESNARTVSLAVIKKVPAPQMDLADFDATSSHIWTLWSNAEGDFNMSAIFLDVNHTIKLVTAVLEPPPDRYGLTVDQGMDPREAYTSYIFHPGRFDHNVIAKALYMFRRVNLQFDIKQLTTAMLKEQVCQAVEDEIQCELKDFVVSDEEYLEIAARLWDRFYSCCEQYHVKFSEPIGLAVLGAMDAVCVVRRQSFALLRPCEMLEHIMLPEDLTGNVVDFVASYCDNDLPAATSFVKLMTVITQLEKILTEDIKIELDKKLYQRDDNAINSLLLQITSGDEELNNYNAVIIPRGSVDQILLKLRSITNLDAAINMLLDLLAIVDQDAYLDPANGISRSTRFLQSTGALFGSEYGISILAETVKQMSTIRFGVCRNLLILQYILCGQASRKNYSIKTNINFLNSYYTLVWISETPISLNTPANFEVSIQRLTRAQLFSGYIRPYSSQIRLNSQTTLLCLFLQSKGLFSALSILVKDHNQAIEQLPMRQTLLQLVGFINQMLWPEAWNDVFPEWLFGTCHHIIIQDYVRLLSGWCDEKTISRCFMRAVSLLDCGEPQKAIFLFEQVAENVLKEPFLFEQVLKNTPLYSKLEGILSRQGIVPTKEDYKVALVHYYLKVIQLFEQHSASDYIIQLAQMAMSKLHVDDPQLPMFQSIVFNNHLLLGHYEEAYHALVYNADTSRRKDCLRQLVIMLFQSKRFELLMQLPYNCLQEEFENIVESRARSLSIDQNEVYNFLYAFHANKGNMRKAATVMYEQAMRLQVDSDAPDALQKRCSALLVCINCLYLVDKRYRWIAKPTIGDDKVLMEQENEDATKLDTGCVQDVIVLELADVRRELLHAEALKELSYHRKDMSAHEMAGAEELSYLLATCGLYTAALKLARGNEFSVLPIFESLAAECVSTTEDKSKDSWAWLQNNDLADLAHRNNAADMAWSLLQKLVIDNELSESTLIRKAVVNRILTLNAFVPQWLYDSYKLANSRELLHLLVKHHRLLDASDLACEMIGGMLGAGSEYFDFKHSVNVANPQLSFPINTIDLLLHGLRINGKEHLEYEMAHLKLEEEVSRYIETVKRTTEDKMKLAILTDRENRQQRQILG encoded by the exons atgaatacaaatgcTAATATGAGCTATCGGGAGGTTATACCCAAAAACTTGAATCCAGAGGAGTGGATAgatttggaaataaatacaG GAACACAAAGTACATTGCAGGACATAAAGACCTTTGGGAAATCCGGCAGCTTTTGCTATAATAAcctaaaaaataatcaaaatagaaACCGATTCATATACTG GCGCACATTTCAAGATATTGTGGAGCTCTCCGAAGTTAGTCTAGATGTCACACTCTTAAAGAACCATCTTCGTCTACGCTTTACTGACGCCGCCGTATTGAATGTTTCGCTCTCGGAACAGGAAAACAATGTCACATTGCTCGTGGTCACCGTGAGCAGCGTTCATCGTATCGCATTTCCCATGCAGAACGATGGATCATCAGCTGGAGTGGGAGCCACAGCAGATGTGCAAAAGCATTCTGTGTTTTACGATGTCAATTTAAGCCAGAAGGATCAGAGCACATATTATGTGCTGGATGGAAGTATGGCTGTAAATATGCCTCAGTTAGCAGCATCCGACTTGTCGGAGTTTGGCAATGAAGCCTATTTTGCTGTTGACTACCAGTCCAAGTTAATGCTTTACGTTATGAATTATCGCACTGGCAGCACAGTGTCGCACGAAGTGAAAGAGTCCAATTTAATGCCACGTTTTCTATCCAACTTAAAGGGTGCTTTAAC tGGTCGAGGTGATAATTTGGATGCAGCTGTTTCGATGGTATTTAGTCACATTGAGGGAGAGATGTATCTCTTGGTGTTATACAGAAATAACGAGCTGCGCTTGTGGTCCGTGTCCACACTGCAAACTGTTGCTTCGCTTAGTTGTGCGGAATCCCATGGAGCTCAAGGAC CCCTAAATAGTTTAATGCGCAAAGTGGATGAGCAAAATTTTTGCGTATTTCTTTCGCATGAAAAGAATGCGGAGTTCATTTGCCTAAGCATTGTTTCCAATTTAAGCGAGTCAAATGCAAGAACAGTCAGCTTAGCTGTAATAAAAAAGGTACCCGCGCCTCAAATGGACTTAGCAGATTTTGATGCAACATCTTCGCACATTTGGACATTGTGGAGCAATGCTGAGGGCGATTTCAATATGTCTGCGATCTTCTTAGACGTCAACCACACAATCAAATTGGTCACAGCTGTATTGGAGCCACCACCAGACCGATATGGGCTAACGGTGGATCAGGGTATGGATCCTCGCGAGGCATACacatcatatatatttcatccTGGTCGCTTTGATCATAATGTGATCGCCAAGGCGCTATAT atgTTTCGACGTGTCAACTTGCAATTTGATATCAAGCAACTAACGACAGCGATGCTTAAGGAGCAGGTGTGCCAAGCTGTTGAAGATGAAATTCAATGCGAACTTAAAGATTTTGTTGTCAGCGACGAGGAATATTTGGAGATTGCCGCCAGACTTTGGGATCGATTCTACTCTTGCTGTGAGCAATATCACGTCAAGTTCTCCGAACCTATTGGCCTAGCGGTTTTGGGTGCCATGGatgctgtttgtgttgttcGTCGACAGTCATTTGCTTTATTACGTCCATGTGAAATGTTGGAACATATAATGCTGCCAGAGGATCTTACCGGTAATGTCGTAGACTTTGTTGCATCTTATTGTGACAACGATCTGCCAGCAGCAACGAGTTTCGTAAAGCTTATGACTGTCATCACTCAATTGGAGAAGATTCTAACTGAggatattaaaattgaattggataAGAAATTGTATCAACGAGACGACAATGCCATCAATAGTCTGTTGCTCCAAATTACTTCAGGCGACGAGGAACTTAATAACTACAATGCCGTTATAATTCCGCGAGGATCCGTCGACCAAATACTATTAAAACTGCGGTCAATCACAAACTTAGACGCTGCCATAAATATGCTACTCGACTTGCTTGCTATTGTCGACCAGGACGCCTATCTAGATCCTGCAA ATGGCATATCAAGATCGACGCGTTTCTTGCAATCAACTGGAGCTTTGTTTGGCAGCGAGTATGGCATTTCCATTCTAGCTGAAACTGTCAAACAAATGTCCACGATACG tttCGGTGTTTGTCGCAATCTGTTGATTTTGCAGTATATACTTTGTGGCCAGGCTAGTCGAAAGAACTATTCTATCAAGActaatattaatttcttgaACTCGTATTATACGTTAGTCTGGATATCTGAAACACCAATTTCTCTCAACACGCCAGCCAATTT tGAGGTGTCCATACAGCGATTGACTCGGGCTCAACTCTTCAGCGGTTACATTCGTCCCTATTCAAGTCAAATTCGACTAAATAGCCAGACCACacttttgtgtttatttttgcaatcaaAGGGATTGTTTAGCGCACTTTCGATTCTGGTAAAAGATCACAATCAAGCAATAGAACAGTTACCAATGCGCCAGACACTGTTACAGCTTGTTGGATTTATTAATCAAATGCT CTGGCCTGAAGCTTGGAATGATGTATTTCCAGAGTGGCTATTTGGTACTTGTCATCACATTATCATTCAGGACTATGTTCGTTTATTATCTGGCTGGTGTGACGAAAAGACTATTTCGC GGTGCTTTATGCGAGCTGTTTCGCTATTGGATTGTGGTGAGCCGCAAAAGGCAATATTTCTGTTTGAGCAAGTGGCAGAGAATGTGCTCAAGGAACCGTTTCTGTTTGAGCAAGTTTTGAAAAACACGCCGCTATACTCGAAACTCGAAGGCATTCTCAGCAGACAAGGTATAGTGCCAACAAAGGAGGATTATAAAGTCGCTTTGGTGCACTATTATTTGAAAGTGATACAATTGTTCGAACAGCATTCGGCATCAGATTACATCATCCAATTGGCTCAGATGGCAATGAGCAAGCTTCACGTTGACGATCCACAGCTGCCTATGTTCCAATCGATTGTTTTTAACAATCATTTACTGCTGGGTCACTATGAGGAAGCATATCATGCATTGGTCTATAATGCTGATACTTCGCGACGCAAGGACTGCCTTCGTCAGCTGGTCATAATGTTGTTCCAAAGTAAGCGATTTGAATTGCTCATGCAATTGCCCTATAATTGCTTGCAGGAGGAGTTTGAGAACATCGTCGAGTCCCGTGCACGCTCACTTAGTATTGATCAAAATGAAGTATACAATTTCCTTTATGCTTTTCATGCCAATAAAGGCAACATGCGGAAGG ctgcaactgtcaTGTATGAGCAGGCAATGCGTTTGCAGGTGGACAGTGATGCTCCCGATGCTCTGCAGAAGCGCTGCTCCGCGCTGTTGGTTTGCATTAACTGTCTGTATTTGGTTGATAAGCGATACAGATGGATTGCAAAACCGACAATTGGGGACGACAAGGTCTTGATGGAACAGGAAAATGAAGACGCTACAAAGCTGGACACTGGATGTGTACAAGACGTAATTGTACTTGAATTGGCAGATGTACGTCGAGAGCTGCTGCATGCGGAGGCCCTAAAAGAACTCTCGTATCATCGCAAGGACATGTCAGCTCACGAGATGGCTGGCGCCGAGGAACTTTCCTATCTCTTGGCCACCTGTGGACTCTATACAGCAGCTCTAAAACTCGCGCGTGGCAATGAGTTCTCTGTGCTGCCCATATTCGAGAGTCTTGCAGCCGAGTGTGTTAGCACCACAGAGGATAAGTCTAAGGATTCCTGGGCTTGGTTGCAAAACAATGATTTGGCAG ATTTGGCGCATCGCAACAATGCAGCAGATATGGCTTGGTCGTTGCTGCAGAAACTCGTTATTGATAATGAACTGAGCGAATCGACTTTAATTCGCAAAGCTGTTGTTAACCGCATACTCACATTGAATGCATTCGTGCCACAATGGTTGTACGACTCCTACAAGCTGGCCAACAGTCGGGAATTGTTGCATCTCCTGGTGAAGCATCATCGATTGCTCGATGCTAGTGACTTGGCATGCGAGATGATTGGTGGCATGTTGGGAGCTGGCAGTGAATACTTCGACTTCAAGCATTCGGTCAATGTAGCCAATCCACAGCTATCATTTCCTATCAACACTATCGATTTGTTGCTGCATGGTTTAAGGATTAATGGCAAAGAACATCTTGAATATGAAATG GCACACCTTAAGCTAGAGGAAGAAGTTTCTAGGTACATCGAAACAGTTAAACGCACTACAGAGGACAAAATGAAGCTAGCGATTTTAACGGATCGAGAAAACAGACAGCAACGACAAATTTTGGGTTGA
- the LOC133836213 gene encoding exosome complex component CSL4 has product MTETIRHAVADTTQNNEDNIIICLPGERLCRVEDNIIVGDGTYEQGGYIYASKSGIVNIDESTETCQVVSVHKPGFHLTIPATGDIVTARVLVTTPKFAKCAIFSVRNVLLESSYRGLLRKEDVRETEKDRVDIYKSFKPGDIILARVINQMEQSFTLSTAEAELGVVVAYASDIRKNRIPMVPIGWAEMQCPKTTIKEPRKVAKVLPESSIKSNRT; this is encoded by the exons atGACGGAAACCATTAGACATGCAGTAGCCGatacaacacaaaataatgaGGATAACATCATTATCTGTCTACCTGGCGAACGTTTGTGCCGTGTAGAagataatattattgttggtGATGGAACCTACGAGCAAGGAGGCTACATTTATGCTTCCAAATCTGGGATTGTCAATATTGATGAATCCACTGAAACG TGCCAAGTTGTTAGTGTTCATAAGCCGGGTTTTCATTTGACCATTCCAGCGACTGGGGACATCGTAACAGCTCGTGTTCTGGTAACAACGCCAAAGTTCGCAAAGTGTGCCATTTTTAGCGTACGAAATGTCTTGCTCGAGAGCAGCTATAGAGGATTGCTGCGGAAGGAGGACGTCCGCGAAACTGAGAAGGACCGCGTGGATATCTATAAATCGTTTAAGCCTGGCGACATCATCTTGGCACGTGTTATCAACCAAATGGAACAATCATTTACCTTAAGCACAGCGGAAGCAGAACTAGGAGTTGTAGTAGCTTATGCCAGTGATATACGGAAGAACCGTATTCCTATGGTACCAATTGGATGGGCTGAAATGCAATGTCCAAAGACTACAATCAAGGAGCCACGAAAAGTTGCCAAAGTTCTGCCCGAAAGTTCGATTAAATCAAATAGGACAtga
- the LOC133836203 gene encoding dynein axonemal assembly factor 4, producing the protein MVQISQTEEDIKISIELNRLVTRKPDVVLLPQYLKFNNPPIFFERHLAQEIDEMASFCRIFKHEARIVLIKKQPGIWPEMFQKLSKEALMQKRLEIADLIVERNKKRDEMALERYENKRRAEIEKEVKREGDMKDRVKKFQESSCHEALMVGVRKETHMKPNGGHGNINDNNSNNRQQPALASEMRQATPVVRYQSPIAMSAVRGNGRISVCFSSEHKRETPKRESQEGIHMPFTVHDPSNANAMAKENTPMETVDE; encoded by the coding sequence ATGGTGCAAATATCACAAACAGAGGAGGATATTAAGATTTCCATTGAACTAAATAGACTCGTTACCCGAAAGCCGGACGTTGTCCTCCTGCcgcaatatttaaaatttaataatccaCCAATATTCTTTGAACGACATTTGGCCCAGGAAATTGATGAGATGGCCAGTTTTTGTCGTATTTTCAAGCACGAGGCTCGTATTGTGCTAATTAAGAAGCAACCTGGCATCTGGCCAGAGATGTTTCAAAAACTAAGCAAGGAGGCTTTAATGCAAAAACGTCTAGAGATAGCCGATCTGATAGTAGAGCGCAACAAAAAACGAGATGAGATGGCTCTGGAGCGTTACGAGAACAAGCGACGCGCTGAAATTGAGAAGGAAGTGAAGCGTGAAGGCGACATGAAAGATCGCGTGAAGAAGTTTCAAGAGAGTTCTTGTCACGAAGCCTTAATGGTGGGTGTGCGCAAAGAGACTCATATGAAGCCAAATGGAGGGCATGGCAATATTAATGACAATAACAGTAATAACCGACAGCAGCCGGCATTGGCATCGGAAATGCGGCAAGCCACACCAGTGGTGCGATATCAATCACCAATCGCCATGTCAGCCGTGCGAGGTAATGGACGCATCAGCGTGTGTTTCTCCAGTGAGCACAAACGGGAGACACCGAAACGTGAGTCACAGGAAGGTATTCATATGCCATTTACTGTACATGACCCATCTAATGCCAACGCGATGGCCAAAGAAAACACTCCGATGGAGACCGTAGATGAATAA